The Microbulbifer hydrolyticus genome has a segment encoding these proteins:
- a CDS encoding TonB family protein, which yields MKVKPLRWVNALAISVALSSAANAGELGDRFAEYKLALESGSKGRIAETAKSVFDYTKENLPENNKNRAASALNYGSALIALKRYDDAEKVLSEAMTVYRSSYGENAEALIDPLMMHAKARAANVGHSSRQRYRRFVDDALDIAEASRGKDSYLYAKLLQEAGRIGIDNAGDRHALEYLERAYAVFTGPLGEYQVERFLAGFYLGKYFLVRKNYRQAEVFLAEALALADASSEKDTQLELTARAFLVEVYDSLGESEKSIEQCRAIGKATPFNMNQEPKPLFRRNPKYPRSALEIGTEGYAIAQFTISDAGIAEDIEILETKGSRSFGRSTQDYLEDLRFAPRFEDGVAVDTPGRKMRVNFSMAD from the coding sequence ATGAAGGTAAAACCGTTACGCTGGGTCAACGCACTGGCCATTTCCGTCGCACTGAGTAGTGCAGCAAATGCGGGTGAACTCGGGGACCGGTTTGCAGAGTACAAACTGGCACTTGAGTCAGGTAGTAAAGGCCGAATTGCCGAGACAGCGAAATCGGTTTTCGACTATACGAAGGAGAATTTGCCCGAGAATAATAAAAATCGCGCTGCTTCCGCGCTCAATTACGGCAGTGCCCTGATTGCTCTCAAACGGTACGACGATGCGGAGAAAGTGTTGTCCGAAGCCATGACGGTCTACCGCAGCAGCTATGGGGAAAATGCGGAAGCGCTTATTGATCCCTTGATGATGCATGCGAAGGCGAGAGCGGCGAATGTCGGCCACTCCTCGCGTCAACGCTACCGTCGATTCGTCGACGATGCACTGGATATCGCCGAAGCCAGCCGCGGCAAAGACTCCTACCTCTATGCCAAGCTTCTTCAGGAAGCTGGCAGAATCGGGATTGATAACGCCGGCGATCGCCATGCCCTTGAATATCTGGAGCGCGCCTATGCCGTCTTTACCGGGCCGCTCGGAGAGTACCAGGTCGAGCGGTTTCTGGCGGGCTTCTACCTCGGCAAGTACTTTTTGGTGCGGAAAAACTACCGGCAGGCCGAAGTGTTCCTTGCTGAAGCGCTGGCGCTCGCCGACGCATCTTCCGAAAAGGATACACAGTTAGAACTCACCGCTCGCGCGTTCCTGGTTGAGGTATACGACTCACTGGGAGAGAGTGAGAAATCGATCGAGCAATGTCGGGCTATTGGGAAGGCCACGCCATTCAACATGAATCAGGAGCCAAAGCCGTTGTTCAGGCGTAACCCGAAATATCCGCGGAGTGCGCTGGAGATCGGGACAGAGGGCTACGCGATTGCACAGTTTACGATCAGCGACGCCGGCATTGCGGAAGATATCGAAATTTTGGAGACCAAAGGCTCCCGGAGTTTCGGGCGTTCTACTCAGGATTACCTTGAAGACCTGCGCTTTGCTCCGCGCTTCGAGGACGGTGTCGCGGTTGACACCCCGGGGCGAAAAATGCGTGTGAATTTCAGCATGGCAGATTGA
- a CDS encoding fumarylacetoacetate hydrolase family protein encodes MYQHTFTCKSPVDLPLGKIVCVGRNYAAHAAELDNPVPDEPLLFIKPATAAVPMAEPVHLPRGRGSCHFEGELALLVGDKLTDANAADVPEAIAGLGLALDLTLRELQSALKKQGQPWEKAKGFDGACPLSPFVKLDWLPDWDNLTYTLWLNGEIRQRGKSNHMLTPILDLVAYISSHFTLLPGDVVLTGTPAGVGELSVGDRVAMGLEDDWLRVETSVA; translated from the coding sequence ATGTATCAGCATACTTTTACCTGCAAATCTCCCGTTGATCTCCCTTTAGGCAAGATCGTGTGTGTCGGGCGCAACTACGCGGCCCATGCGGCGGAGCTGGACAACCCGGTACCGGACGAGCCATTGCTGTTCATCAAGCCGGCAACGGCGGCGGTACCCATGGCAGAGCCCGTGCACCTGCCACGTGGCCGGGGCAGCTGCCATTTTGAGGGCGAGCTGGCGTTGTTGGTCGGCGACAAGCTGACCGACGCCAATGCGGCGGATGTTCCGGAGGCCATTGCCGGCCTCGGCCTGGCGCTGGACCTGACCCTGCGCGAGCTGCAGTCGGCGCTGAAAAAGCAGGGGCAGCCTTGGGAAAAAGCCAAGGGTTTTGATGGTGCCTGTCCGTTGTCGCCCTTTGTGAAGCTGGACTGGCTGCCGGACTGGGACAACCTGACGTACACCCTGTGGTTGAACGGCGAAATCCGCCAGCGCGGCAAGTCCAACCATATGCTGACGCCGATTCTCGATCTGGTGGCGTACATCAGTAGTCATTTCACCCTGCTGCCGGGAGACGTGGTGTTGACCGGTACGCCCGCCGGCGTTGGTGAACTGTCAGTGGGTGACCGGGTGGCAATGGGGTTAGAGGACGACTGGTTGCGGGTGGAGACTTCGGTCGCCTGA
- a CDS encoding alpha/beta hydrolase codes for MATNSTGRERRRHKVTFPNTSGQMLAGILETPASSPRGYALFSPCFTCGKDVLAAARIARRLSELGIATLRLDFTGLGDSEGEFSETNFSTNVEDLRCAASFLRDEFQPADLLVGHSLGGAAVLAAAQDIPEAKAIVTIAAPADPEHVLKQFSCALDAIEEHGQAEVELSGRPFVIQKHFVEDVASIEEDYIHRLGRPLLIYHSPVDQVVSIDEAADIYNRALHPKSFISLDDADHLLTRREDAIYVADTLAAWAEPYLSQQTNRSE; via the coding sequence ATGGCCACAAACAGCACTGGCAGAGAGCGCCGCAGACACAAGGTGACTTTCCCCAATACCAGTGGCCAGATGCTCGCCGGAATCCTCGAAACCCCGGCCAGTTCCCCTCGCGGCTACGCGCTTTTCTCACCCTGCTTCACCTGTGGCAAAGACGTGCTGGCAGCCGCCCGAATCGCGCGCCGCCTGAGTGAGCTGGGTATCGCCACCCTGCGCCTCGACTTCACCGGGCTCGGTGACAGCGAGGGGGAATTCAGCGAGACCAACTTTTCCACCAATGTCGAAGACCTGAGGTGCGCGGCGAGCTTTCTGCGCGATGAGTTTCAGCCCGCCGATTTGCTTGTGGGCCACAGCCTGGGGGGCGCGGCAGTACTGGCGGCGGCACAAGACATCCCCGAAGCGAAAGCCATCGTCACCATCGCTGCCCCCGCGGACCCGGAGCATGTGCTCAAGCAGTTTTCCTGTGCACTGGACGCCATCGAGGAACACGGACAGGCCGAAGTCGAGCTCTCCGGCCGGCCGTTCGTGATTCAGAAACATTTTGTGGAGGATGTGGCGTCCATCGAAGAGGACTATATCCACCGCCTGGGGCGCCCGCTGCTGATCTACCACTCCCCCGTGGACCAGGTTGTTTCTATCGATGAGGCCGCGGATATTTATAACCGCGCCCTGCATCCCAAGAGTTTTATCAGCCTCGACGACGCCGATCACCTGCTGACGCGGCGAGAAGATGCTATTTATGTAGCGGATACCCTGGCCGCATGGGCGGAGCCATACCTCAGCCAGCAGACCAACAGGAGCGAGTGA
- a CDS encoding alpha/beta hydrolase has product MDLLKDFNAVDASPVIRRPDYSALRKELPALDFACDQPLPNSVVSYRNYYRLNFDEAAGTGIGTFTATGFELVAQYWLVPNPRGTLFICHGYFDHTGIYGAAIRFGLERNFNVVTVDFPGHGLSSGEPVAIDTFLQYREVLEALLHRAEGKMPGPWHGMGQSTGGATLLSYLQFSLWQPFDKIMLLAPLVRPANWHLRKWMFYLGRYLMPHPSRGFNINTHDAEFARRQAHRDPLQSPVMSIRWLGAMVDWLKVFPKTSRNPKPILVIQGTDDKTVDWRYNMRAIHGRFPNSKRVIVRGARHQMINETQPYRQQIIAALDDWLAEP; this is encoded by the coding sequence ATGGATCTGCTGAAAGACTTTAACGCTGTCGACGCAAGCCCGGTTATCCGCCGGCCGGATTACTCCGCGCTGCGCAAAGAGCTACCGGCACTGGACTTCGCCTGCGATCAGCCCCTCCCCAACTCGGTCGTTTCTTACCGCAATTACTATCGCCTCAATTTTGACGAAGCTGCTGGTACCGGTATCGGAACATTCACGGCCACCGGCTTTGAACTCGTCGCCCAGTACTGGCTGGTGCCCAACCCCAGGGGCACCCTGTTTATCTGCCACGGCTATTTTGACCACACCGGTATTTACGGCGCGGCTATACGCTTTGGCCTCGAGCGCAATTTCAATGTGGTTACCGTCGACTTTCCCGGCCACGGACTCTCCAGTGGAGAGCCGGTAGCCATTGATACCTTTTTGCAATATCGGGAAGTGCTGGAAGCGCTGTTGCACAGGGCGGAGGGGAAAATGCCGGGTCCATGGCACGGTATGGGGCAGAGTACCGGCGGCGCCACGCTGCTGAGCTACCTGCAGTTCAGCCTGTGGCAACCGTTCGACAAGATCATGCTGCTGGCGCCGCTGGTGCGACCGGCCAACTGGCATCTGCGCAAGTGGATGTTTTATCTGGGGCGCTACCTGATGCCGCACCCGAGCCGCGGTTTCAATATCAATACCCACGATGCTGAATTTGCACGCCGACAGGCGCACCGGGATCCGCTGCAGTCGCCGGTGATGTCAATCCGCTGGCTCGGAGCAATGGTGGATTGGCTCAAGGTCTTCCCCAAAACCAGCCGCAATCCCAAGCCGATCCTGGTGATACAGGGGACCGACGACAAAACCGTAGACTGGCGCTACAACATGCGTGCAATCCACGGGCGCTTTCCCAATAGCAAGCGGGTAATCGTACGCGGTGCGCGCCACCAGATGATCAACGAAACCCAGCCCTACCGGCAGCAGATTATCGCCGCACTGGATGACTGGCTCGCCGAACCATAA
- a CDS encoding STAS/SEC14 domain-containing protein has protein sequence MSEYHHGFSVSIERTGDERVLLSLYARGKLEHEDYETLVPMLESAIAGMDHPKVDVLFDMRDLTGWEIRAAWDDLKLGLKHGRQFNRVAMVGDKQWQEVAAKVGSWFIGGEAKIFDDRAQAVAWLEQNA, from the coding sequence ATGAGCGAATATCATCACGGCTTTTCCGTCAGCATTGAGCGCACCGGAGATGAACGTGTGCTGTTGTCGCTGTATGCGCGGGGCAAACTGGAGCATGAAGATTACGAAACCCTGGTGCCCATGCTGGAATCCGCCATCGCCGGCATGGACCACCCGAAAGTGGATGTGCTGTTCGATATGCGCGATCTGACCGGCTGGGAAATCCGCGCCGCATGGGACGATCTCAAGCTGGGATTAAAACACGGGCGGCAGTTCAACCGGGTGGCCATGGTCGGTGACAAGCAGTGGCAGGAAGTCGCCGCCAAAGTCGGCAGCTGGTTTATTGGCGGTGAAGCCAAAATCTTCGACGACAGAGCACAGGCCGTGGCCTGGCTAGAGCAAAACGCATAA
- the rarD gene encoding EamA family transporter RarD: MQNQNSDTAAAGLLAGCGAYLIWGVAPLYFKLLGDLSAPEILAHRSIWSLLLALILLALLGKLRGLRAVFASRKTMLALLVSTALISTNWLIFIWSVTNDHLLDASLGYYINPLISVLLGVVVLGERLRPLQWIAVALAAVGIAYELWQFGSLPLVALGVATTFGFYGLVRKQTPVDSLTGLTVETLYLLPLAVGFLFWTTSPTSNLLDNSWQLNGLLLLAGPITLTPLLLFNIAARRLNLSTLGFLQYLGPTLMFFLAVLLFNEPFDKTKLVTFIFVWVALGFYSADALILRRKRRALRKKPL; encoded by the coding sequence GTGCAAAACCAGAATTCCGATACTGCCGCCGCGGGCTTGCTGGCGGGTTGCGGCGCCTACCTCATCTGGGGGGTTGCGCCACTCTATTTCAAGCTACTGGGCGACCTCTCCGCACCGGAGATTCTCGCCCACCGCAGTATCTGGTCGCTGTTGCTGGCACTGATTTTACTGGCACTGCTTGGCAAGTTGCGCGGGCTGCGCGCGGTGTTCGCGTCCCGAAAAACCATGTTGGCGCTACTTGTCTCCACCGCCCTGATCAGCACCAACTGGCTGATCTTTATCTGGTCGGTGACCAATGATCACCTGCTCGACGCGAGCCTCGGGTATTACATCAACCCCCTGATCAGCGTTTTGCTCGGCGTAGTGGTTCTCGGGGAACGCTTGCGGCCGCTGCAGTGGATTGCGGTAGCGCTGGCGGCAGTGGGTATTGCTTACGAGCTGTGGCAGTTTGGCAGCCTGCCACTGGTGGCGCTCGGGGTCGCTACAACGTTTGGGTTCTACGGTCTGGTGCGCAAGCAGACGCCGGTCGACAGCCTCACTGGACTCACCGTGGAAACCCTGTACCTGCTACCACTGGCGGTGGGTTTCCTGTTCTGGACCACCAGCCCCACCAGCAACCTGCTGGATAATTCGTGGCAATTGAACGGCCTGCTGCTCCTGGCTGGTCCCATTACGCTGACACCACTGCTGCTATTTAATATCGCCGCACGCAGGCTGAACCTGTCCACCCTCGGGTTTCTGCAATACCTGGGTCCGACGCTGATGTTTTTCCTCGCAGTACTGCTTTTCAACGAGCCCTTTGACAAGACCAAGCTGGTGACATTTATTTTCGTGTGGGTTGCCCTGGGGTTTTACTCGGCGGACGCACTGATACTTCGGCGCAAGCGCCGGGCGCTCAGAAAAAAACCGCTATGA
- a CDS encoding phosphoglycerate kinase, which yields MAVKLMKDQDLAGKRVLIREDLNVPVKNGAVTSDARIRAALPTIKAASDAGAKVLLMSHLGRPTEGEFAEEFSLAPVAAHLGKLLGKEVPVIKDWQNGVELADGEVALLENVRFNKGEKKDDEALSKQYANLCDVFVMDAFGTAHRAQASTHGVAKFAPVACAGPLLAAELDALEKALAKPARPMVAIVGGSKVSTKLTVLESLSDKVDQLIVGGGIANTFLAADGKPVGKSLCEHDLIGTAKALMQKCDIPLPSDVVTGKEFSESAAAETKPADAVADDDMIFDIGPDSSAVLAEILKGAKTIIWNGPVGVFEFDQFGGGTERLSKAIADSDAFSIAGGGDTLAAVDKYGIAEQVSYISTGGGAFLEYVEGKVLPAVAMLESRASE from the coding sequence ATGGCGGTTAAATTGATGAAGGACCAGGATCTGGCGGGCAAACGCGTTCTGATCCGCGAAGATCTGAACGTACCGGTGAAAAACGGTGCGGTCACCTCCGACGCGCGCATTCGCGCGGCACTCCCCACCATCAAGGCCGCCTCCGATGCTGGTGCCAAAGTCCTGCTGATGTCCCACCTGGGCCGTCCTACCGAGGGCGAGTTTGCGGAAGAGTTCTCGCTGGCTCCCGTCGCTGCGCACCTTGGCAAACTGCTGGGCAAAGAGGTGCCGGTCATTAAGGACTGGCAGAACGGTGTGGAACTTGCAGATGGTGAAGTGGCGCTGCTGGAAAATGTGCGCTTCAACAAGGGCGAGAAAAAAGACGATGAGGCTCTGTCGAAGCAGTACGCGAATCTGTGCGATGTGTTCGTGATGGATGCGTTCGGTACCGCGCACCGCGCCCAGGCCTCCACCCACGGTGTAGCAAAATTTGCCCCGGTTGCCTGCGCCGGCCCACTGCTGGCAGCGGAACTGGACGCACTGGAAAAGGCCCTGGCCAAACCGGCGCGCCCAATGGTGGCCATCGTTGGTGGCTCCAAGGTCTCCACCAAGCTGACCGTGCTTGAGAGCCTGTCCGACAAGGTGGACCAGCTAATTGTCGGCGGTGGTATTGCCAACACCTTCCTGGCGGCAGACGGCAAGCCAGTAGGCAAGTCCCTGTGTGAGCACGACCTGATCGGTACCGCCAAGGCCCTGATGCAGAAGTGTGATATCCCGCTGCCCAGCGACGTGGTGACCGGCAAGGAGTTCAGTGAATCTGCGGCGGCGGAAACCAAGCCGGCCGACGCGGTTGCAGACGACGACATGATCTTCGATATCGGCCCGGACTCCTCCGCGGTACTGGCGGAAATCCTTAAGGGCGCCAAGACCATTATCTGGAACGGCCCGGTCGGTGTGTTCGAATTCGATCAGTTTGGCGGCGGTACCGAGCGCCTGTCCAAGGCGATTGCCGACAGCGACGCCTTCTCCATTGCTGGCGGTGGAGACACCCTGGCCGCAGTGGACAAATACGGAATTGCCGAGCAAGTCTCCTATATTTCTACTGGGGGTGGTGCTTTCCTCGAGTACGTGGAGGGCAAGGTGCTGCCGGCGGTTGCCATGCTGGAGAGCCGCGCCAGCGAATAA
- a CDS encoding aldehyde dehydrogenase gives MTNKAEKKPTPQTLQEWLAMADALTIEGRAFINGEYVDALSGKTRPTTSPADGRELAQIASCGPEDAERAVKVARDTFESGVWSHMPPMERKKILVRFAELIEENREEIALLESLDAGKPISDTMNVDVPGAVTTIRWTAEAIDKIYDEIAPTGPTEIGLITRMPLGVIAAIVPWNFPLSTTAWKLGPALATGNSVILKPASNTPLTAIKLAGLAKQAGLPDGVLNVLPGPGSTLGKALGLHMDIDGLTFTGSTEVGKTLTEYSGQSNLKRTFLELGGKSPNIVFADADLDKAAEAAALAVFYNQGETCTAGTRLLVEKGIADSFIEKVKKASERFKPGHPQDPNSVMGALIDQSQFDTVEFYVAKGLEQGAQLVCGGKPAEAVEGGHYYEPTIFKGVNGDMKIAREEIFGPVLSVIEFETEEEALKIANDSIYGLASGVWTQDISRAHRLARDIRAGSVWINNYFGGDITVPFGGFKQSGNGRDKSLHALDKYCELKSTWIDIS, from the coding sequence ATGACCAACAAGGCCGAAAAAAAGCCGACCCCGCAGACCCTCCAGGAGTGGCTTGCCATGGCCGACGCCCTCACCATCGAGGGCCGGGCATTTATCAATGGTGAATATGTCGACGCCCTCTCCGGCAAGACCCGCCCTACCACCAGCCCCGCTGACGGGCGGGAACTGGCGCAGATTGCCAGCTGTGGCCCGGAAGATGCCGAGCGCGCGGTGAAAGTTGCCCGGGATACCTTCGAGTCCGGCGTCTGGTCCCATATGCCGCCGATGGAGCGCAAGAAAATCCTGGTGCGCTTTGCCGAGCTGATCGAGGAAAACCGCGAAGAAATCGCGCTGCTGGAAAGTCTCGACGCCGGCAAGCCCATCAGCGACACCATGAATGTGGACGTGCCCGGCGCTGTGACCACTATTCGCTGGACCGCTGAGGCCATCGACAAGATTTACGATGAGATTGCGCCTACCGGGCCCACCGAAATTGGCCTGATTACCCGCATGCCCCTGGGGGTGATCGCGGCCATCGTGCCGTGGAACTTCCCGCTCTCCACCACTGCCTGGAAACTGGGCCCGGCACTCGCCACCGGCAACAGCGTGATCCTGAAGCCCGCTTCCAACACGCCGCTCACCGCCATCAAGCTGGCGGGCCTTGCCAAGCAAGCTGGGTTGCCGGACGGCGTGCTGAACGTACTGCCAGGGCCTGGCAGCACCCTGGGTAAAGCCCTGGGCCTGCATATGGATATCGACGGGCTCACGTTTACCGGCTCAACCGAAGTGGGCAAGACCCTCACCGAATACTCCGGCCAGTCCAACCTGAAGCGCACCTTCCTTGAGCTGGGCGGCAAAAGCCCGAACATTGTGTTCGCCGATGCGGACCTGGACAAAGCCGCGGAAGCCGCGGCGCTGGCGGTGTTCTACAACCAGGGTGAAACCTGCACCGCGGGTACCCGCCTGCTGGTGGAAAAGGGCATCGCCGACAGCTTTATCGAAAAGGTGAAGAAGGCCTCCGAGCGCTTCAAGCCGGGCCACCCGCAGGACCCGAACAGCGTCATGGGCGCACTGATTGATCAGAGCCAGTTTGATACTGTCGAGTTTTACGTGGCCAAGGGCCTGGAGCAGGGTGCACAGCTGGTATGTGGCGGCAAGCCTGCGGAGGCGGTTGAGGGCGGACACTACTACGAGCCGACCATCTTCAAGGGCGTTAATGGCGACATGAAAATTGCCCGTGAGGAAATCTTTGGCCCGGTGCTGTCGGTCATCGAGTTTGAAACCGAAGAAGAGGCGCTGAAAATCGCCAACGACTCCATCTACGGCCTCGCCTCCGGTGTCTGGACCCAAGACATCAGTCGCGCGCACCGCCTGGCCCGGGATATCCGTGCCGGCTCGGTGTGGATCAACAACTACTTCGGCGGCGATATCACTGTGCCATTTGGTGGCTTCAAGCAGTCCGGTAACGGTCGCGACAAGTCTCTGCATGCGCTGGACAAATACTGTGAGCTGAAATCCACCTGGATCGATATCAGCTGA
- the serA gene encoding phosphoglycerate dehydrogenase: MAPQTSLQKDKIRILLLEGVHQSAVDLLSSRGYTNVEYIKTALPEDQLIEKIADAHFVGIRSRTQLTRKVLESANRLIAVGCFCIGTNQVDLQAATDLGIAVFNAPYSNTRSVAELVIAEAIMLLRGIPEKNMVCHRGGWQKSAVGSYEARGKTLGIIGYGAIGSQTSVLAEGIGMRVIFFDVVTKLPLGNASQVNSLDELLAQSDVVSLHVPELPSTKWMIGAEQIAKMKKGAVLLNASRGTVVEIEPLAEALKSGHLSATAIDVFPVEPRGNDDEFVSPLRGLDNALLTPHVGGSTVEAQENIGVEVSDKLALYSDNGTTTSSVNFPEVALPSHVGAHRLLHIHKNVPGVLGAINQVFSDNGINISAQFLQTNETVGYVVIDVDAEYSDLALEKLKNIPGTLRCRVLF; the protein is encoded by the coding sequence ATGGCTCCACAGACTTCTCTTCAGAAAGACAAAATCCGTATTCTGCTACTGGAAGGCGTTCACCAGTCCGCGGTGGATCTGCTGTCTTCCCGCGGCTACACCAATGTGGAATACATTAAAACCGCACTGCCGGAAGACCAACTGATCGAGAAGATAGCCGACGCGCACTTTGTCGGGATCCGTTCCCGCACCCAGTTGACCCGCAAAGTACTGGAGAGCGCCAACCGGCTGATTGCCGTAGGCTGCTTCTGTATCGGCACCAACCAGGTAGACCTGCAGGCGGCGACCGACCTGGGTATTGCGGTATTCAATGCGCCTTATTCCAATACCCGCAGCGTAGCTGAACTGGTGATTGCCGAGGCGATCATGCTGTTGCGCGGAATCCCCGAGAAGAACATGGTCTGCCACCGCGGCGGCTGGCAGAAATCCGCCGTGGGCTCCTACGAGGCCCGCGGCAAGACCCTCGGCATCATCGGCTACGGTGCCATCGGATCGCAGACTTCGGTGCTGGCCGAAGGCATCGGCATGCGTGTGATCTTCTTTGATGTGGTCACCAAGCTGCCGCTGGGTAACGCCTCCCAGGTGAACAGCCTGGACGAGCTACTGGCGCAATCCGACGTGGTGTCCCTGCACGTACCCGAACTGCCCTCCACCAAGTGGATGATCGGCGCCGAGCAGATCGCGAAGATGAAAAAGGGCGCAGTCCTGCTGAACGCGTCCCGCGGCACCGTGGTTGAAATCGAGCCGCTGGCGGAAGCGCTGAAGAGCGGCCACCTGTCGGCCACCGCCATCGACGTGTTCCCGGTGGAGCCGCGCGGCAATGACGACGAGTTTGTCTCCCCTCTGCGCGGCCTCGACAATGCCCTGCTGACACCACACGTCGGCGGTTCTACGGTCGAAGCCCAGGAGAATATCGGTGTGGAAGTGTCCGACAAGCTGGCGCTCTATTCCGACAACGGCACCACCACTAGCTCGGTAAACTTCCCGGAAGTTGCGCTGCCCAGCCACGTCGGCGCGCACCGCCTGCTGCACATCCACAAGAACGTGCCCGGTGTACTCGGCGCGATCAACCAGGTGTTCTCCGACAACGGTATCAACATCTCCGCCCAGTTCCTGCAGACCAATGAGACGGTAGGCTATGTGGTGATTGACGTGGACGCGGAGTACTCTGACCTGGCGCTGGAAAAGCTGAAGAACATTCCCGGTACCCTGCGCTGCCGCGTCCTGTTCTGA
- the fba gene encoding class II fructose-bisphosphate aldolase (catalyzes the reversible aldol condensation of dihydroxyacetonephosphate and glyceraldehyde 3-phosphate in the Calvin cycle, glycolysis, and/or gluconeogenesis), translating into MALISLRQLLDHAAEYGYGVPAFNVNNLEQMRAIMEAADQTDSPVIVQASAGARKYAGAPFLRHLILAAVEEFPHIPVVMHQDHGTSPAVCQRSIQLGFSSVMMDGSLMDDGKTPASYEYNVDVTKRAVEMAHACGVSVEGELGCLGSLETGMAGEEDGVGAEGKLSHDQLLTDPEEAADFVKKTQVDALAIACGTSHGAYKFTRPPTGDILAIDRIKEIHARIPDTHLVMHGSSSVPQEWLKVINEFGGEIPETYGVPVEQICEGIKHGVRKVNIDTDLRLASTGAVRRFLAQNPSEFDPRKFLKVTTQAMKDICVARYEAFGTAGYASKIKPVSLETMFQRYEQGELVPKIN; encoded by the coding sequence ATGGCTTTAATCAGCTTGCGTCAGCTGCTGGATCACGCCGCCGAATACGGCTACGGCGTACCGGCGTTCAACGTCAACAACCTGGAGCAGATGCGTGCAATCATGGAGGCGGCGGACCAGACCGACTCTCCGGTGATCGTCCAGGCGTCCGCCGGTGCCCGCAAATACGCCGGCGCTCCCTTCCTGCGCCACCTGATTCTGGCCGCTGTGGAAGAGTTTCCGCATATCCCGGTGGTTATGCATCAGGACCACGGTACCAGCCCGGCCGTGTGCCAGCGCTCCATCCAGCTGGGTTTCAGCTCAGTGATGATGGATGGCTCGCTGATGGATGACGGCAAGACGCCGGCTTCCTACGAGTACAATGTGGACGTCACCAAACGTGCGGTGGAAATGGCGCACGCCTGTGGCGTCTCCGTAGAGGGTGAGCTCGGCTGCCTGGGTTCCCTGGAAACCGGTATGGCCGGCGAGGAGGATGGTGTTGGTGCCGAGGGCAAACTGTCCCACGACCAGCTGCTGACCGACCCGGAAGAAGCGGCGGATTTCGTCAAGAAAACCCAGGTCGACGCGCTGGCGATCGCCTGTGGCACCAGCCACGGTGCCTACAAGTTTACCCGCCCCCCCACCGGCGACATCCTCGCCATCGATCGCATCAAGGAAATCCATGCACGTATCCCGGATACCCACCTGGTTATGCACGGTTCTTCCTCGGTACCGCAGGAATGGCTGAAGGTGATCAACGAGTTTGGTGGCGAGATTCCGGAAACCTACGGCGTGCCGGTTGAGCAGATCTGCGAAGGTATCAAGCACGGCGTGCGCAAGGTCAATATCGATACCGACCTGCGCCTCGCGTCCACCGGCGCGGTGCGTCGCTTCCTGGCCCAGAACCCGTCCGAATTTGATCCGCGCAAATTCCTCAAGGTCACTACCCAGGCCATGAAGGATATCTGTGTGGCCCGTTACGAAGCCTTTGGCACCGCCGGTTACGCGAGCAAGATCAAGCCCGTAAGCCTGGAAACCATGTTCCAGCGTTACGAGCAAGGCGAACTGGTACCGAAGATCAACTGA
- a CDS encoding asparaginase — protein MTDLNQKATVRILTTGGTIEKSYCESEGTLKNRASIIREGLISSLRLPYTHLELESVLNKDSLEMDDNDRMQICSAIAATAERGDPIVILHGTDTMSVTAEYCYRQMGTPKVPVVFTGAMKPMGFIDSDARQNVTEALLTARLVEPGFYIAFHNRVFPIPGARKNLETGTFEAI, from the coding sequence ATGACAGATCTCAACCAGAAGGCCACTGTCCGCATCCTGACAACCGGTGGCACCATCGAGAAAAGCTACTGCGAATCCGAGGGCACGCTCAAAAACCGGGCCTCAATCATCCGTGAGGGCCTGATCTCCAGCCTGCGCCTGCCCTATACCCATCTGGAACTGGAGAGCGTGCTCAACAAGGACTCGCTGGAAATGGACGACAACGACCGCATGCAGATCTGCAGCGCCATTGCGGCCACTGCAGAGCGGGGCGACCCTATCGTCATCCTCCACGGTACCGACACCATGTCCGTTACCGCCGAATACTGTTACCGGCAGATGGGAACCCCCAAGGTGCCGGTGGTGTTCACTGGCGCCATGAAGCCCATGGGCTTTATTGACTCCGATGCCCGCCAGAATGTCACCGAGGCCCTGCTCACCGCACGCCTGGTGGAGCCCGGCTTCTACATCGCCTTCCACAATCGCGTCTTTCCGATTCCCGGCGCGCGTAAAAACCTCGAGACCGGCACCTTCGAAGCCATCTGA